Proteins from one Blattabacterium cuenoti genomic window:
- the lysS gene encoding lysine--tRNA ligase, with amino-acid sequence MPSEQQIIRIQKLDKLKLLGINPYPSDEYNVTSPIYNIKKNFIEKKVISIAGRLMRFRFLGKASFGEIKDHTDCIQVYFSKNHLSSDKMGKEDTYNIFLKKLIDIGDIIGIKGFLFKTKMNEITIYAHKLTLLAKSIRPLPQVKVDKKNKKIYDSFSNTEQRYRMRYVDLIVNDHVKEIFLKRTRIIQKIRNYLDKKGYIEVDTPILQSIPGGAIARPFETYHNTLGIPLYLRIANELYLKRLIIGGFHGVYEFSRNFRNEGMDRIHNPEFTVLELYIAYKDYYWMMNFTEKLMKSIWYIFQKKENNHINFHTPFPRIPILDSIKKYTGFNLENMEENELRKVCKKLYIEENVKMSKAKLIENIFEEKCEKNYINPTFIIDYPIEMSPLTKKHRHKKNLSERFELIINGQEIANAYSELNDPIDQLNRLRKQMELSEKNQKDESMLIDKDFIRALEFGMPPTAGIGIGIDRLIMLLTQKYSIQEVLLFPQMRPEKRGKK; translated from the coding sequence ATGCCATCAGAACAACAAATAATACGTATACAAAAACTAGATAAACTTAAATTATTAGGAATAAATCCTTATCCATCAGATGAATATAATGTTACTAGTCCTATTTATAATATAAAAAAAAATTTTATTGAAAAAAAAGTTATTAGTATTGCCGGACGTTTAATGCGTTTTCGATTTTTAGGAAAAGCTTCATTTGGAGAAATAAAAGATCATACGGATTGTATACAAGTATATTTTTCTAAAAATCATTTATCATCAGATAAAATGGGAAAAGAGGATACTTATAATATTTTTTTAAAGAAACTTATAGATATAGGAGATATTATTGGAATAAAAGGTTTTTTATTTAAAACAAAAATGAATGAAATTACTATATATGCTCATAAATTAACTTTATTAGCAAAATCTATACGACCACTACCACAAGTAAAAGTGGATAAAAAAAATAAAAAAATATATGATTCTTTTTCTAATACAGAGCAACGTTATCGTATGCGTTATGTAGATCTTATAGTAAATGATCATGTGAAAGAAATTTTTTTAAAAAGAACTCGTATCATACAAAAAATAAGGAATTACCTTGATAAAAAAGGTTATATAGAAGTAGATACTCCTATTTTACAATCTATTCCTGGAGGAGCTATAGCTCGACCTTTTGAAACTTATCACAATACATTAGGTATTCCATTATATTTACGTATAGCTAATGAACTTTATTTAAAAAGACTTATAATTGGTGGATTTCACGGTGTTTATGAATTTTCTAGAAATTTTAGAAATGAGGGAATGGATCGTATTCATAATCCAGAATTTACTGTATTAGAGCTTTATATTGCTTATAAAGACTATTATTGGATGATGAATTTTACAGAAAAATTAATGAAGTCTATATGGTATATATTTCAAAAAAAAGAAAATAATCATATTAATTTTCATACTCCTTTTCCTCGTATTCCTATATTAGATTCTATTAAAAAATATACAGGATTTAATTTAGAAAATATGGAAGAAAATGAATTAAGAAAAGTATGTAAAAAATTGTATATAGAAGAAAATGTAAAAATGAGTAAAGCTAAACTTATTGAGAATATTTTTGAAGAAAAATGCGAAAAAAATTACATTAATCCTACTTTTATTATTGATTATCCAATAGAAATGAGTCCTTTAACGAAAAAACATCGTCATAAAAAAAATTTATCAGAACGTTTTGAACTTATTATTAATGGACAAGAAATAGCTAATGCTTATTCAGAACTGAATGATCCTATAGATCAACTTAATCGTTTACGGAAACAAATGGAGTTATCTGAAAAAAATCAAAAAGATGAATCAATGTTAATTGATAAAGATTTTATACGTGCTTTAGAGTTTGGAATGCCTCCTACTGCAGGAATTGGAATTGGAATAGATCGTTTAATAATGTTACTAACTCAAAAATATTCTATTCAAGAAGTTTTATTATTTCCACAAATGCGTCCCGAAAAAAGAGGAAAAAAATAA
- the lipB gene encoding lipoyl(octanoyl) transferase LipB codes for MTKKILFFEDLGKKEYKETWKYQKKLFNDIIQKKVNNIFSKKAGYFLFVEHHHVYTIGKNGKKDNHLLVTSDFLKKINATFYQTDRGGDITYHGPGQLIGYPILNMDYFFTDIHKYLRLLEEVIIHFLWKNYKMKGERKKGNTGVWFHNKNGKSRKICAIGIRMSRWVTMHGFSLNINTDLRYFDYIIPCGIYNQEVTSLKKELKKNDISFQEVKNMVKKSFQEIFEVKFISMKK; via the coding sequence ATGACAAAAAAAATACTTTTTTTCGAAGATTTAGGAAAAAAAGAATATAAAGAAACTTGGAAATATCAGAAAAAATTATTTAATGATATTATTCAAAAAAAAGTAAATAATATTTTTTCTAAAAAAGCCGGATATTTTCTATTTGTAGAACACCATCATGTATATACTATAGGTAAAAATGGAAAAAAAGATAATCATTTGTTGGTTACATCAGATTTTTTAAAAAAAATAAATGCAACTTTTTATCAAACAGACCGAGGAGGAGATATAACTTACCATGGACCTGGACAATTGATAGGATATCCTATTTTAAATATGGATTATTTTTTTACGGATATACATAAATATCTTCGTCTTTTAGAAGAAGTTATTATCCATTTTTTGTGGAAAAATTATAAAATGAAAGGAGAACGAAAAAAAGGAAATACAGGAGTATGGTTTCATAATAAAAATGGAAAATCGAGAAAAATATGTGCGATAGGAATTAGAATGAGTCGTTGGGTTACTATGCACGGATTTTCTTTAAATATAAATACAGATTTACGGTATTTTGATTATATTATTCCTTGTGGAATTTATAATCAAGAAGTAACTTCTTTAAAAAAAGAATTAAAAAAAAATGATATATCTTTTCAAGAAGTAAAAAATATGGTAAAAAAATCTTTTCAAGAAATTTTTGAAGTAAAATTCATTTCTATGAAAAAATAG
- the mtaB gene encoding tRNA (N(6)-L-threonylcarbamoyladenosine(37)-C(2))-methylthiotransferase MtaB, with the protein MVKKKVAFYTIGCKLNYAETSTIARKFSNLYYQHVSFKNYADIYIINSCSVTKNAELEFNRIVRSAINQNSQAFIIAIGCYAQLNYKKVSSIVGVDLVLSYNEKFKIIDYINIKYLKKSYPKILSKIKTNNTYFPSFSIGNRTRSFLKIQDGCDYKCSYCIIPMARGASRSDSIENILKNIKFIFSNGVKEIVLTGINIGDYGKIHGTNRRLYTFFDLIQAIDKIPEKGRIRLSSIEPNLLKNEYIEFFSNSKHFVPHFHIPLQSGSNDILGKMHRRYKREIYQEKVKKIRSFIPDAYIGSDVIVGFPGETHKHFLETYHFLKKLEISSLHIFTYSPRENTKSILIQEHVSKKIQCQRNKILRNLSNKKYRFFCNRQINTKKTVLFEKNSKNKKYIYGYTENYIRIKIPLNSYNLFYINTLQDVIIKKIDKDGIMIAEPIK; encoded by the coding sequence ATGGTAAAAAAAAAAGTAGCATTTTATACAATTGGTTGTAAATTAAATTATGCAGAGACCTCTACTATAGCAAGAAAATTTTCTAATTTATATTATCAACATGTTTCTTTCAAAAATTATGCAGATATTTATATAATTAATAGTTGTTCTGTTACAAAAAATGCAGAATTAGAGTTTAATCGCATTGTACGTTCTGCTATAAATCAAAATTCACAAGCTTTTATTATAGCAATAGGATGTTATGCTCAATTGAATTATAAAAAAGTTTCTTCTATCGTCGGAGTAGATTTAGTTTTAAGTTATAATGAAAAATTTAAAATAATAGATTATATTAATATAAAATATTTAAAAAAATCTTATCCAAAAATTCTTTCCAAGATAAAGACAAATAATACTTATTTTCCATCGTTCTCTATCGGAAATAGAACTCGTTCTTTTTTAAAAATACAGGATGGATGTGATTATAAATGTAGTTATTGCATTATTCCTATGGCAAGAGGAGCCTCTCGTTCTGATAGTATAGAAAATATATTAAAAAATATTAAGTTTATTTTTAGTAACGGTGTGAAAGAAATAGTTTTAACAGGTATTAATATTGGGGATTATGGTAAAATACATGGAACAAATCGTCGTTTGTATACATTTTTTGATTTAATACAAGCTATAGATAAAATACCAGAAAAAGGTAGAATACGTTTATCTTCTATAGAACCTAATTTATTAAAAAATGAATATATTGAATTTTTTTCTAATAGTAAACATTTCGTTCCTCATTTTCATATTCCTTTACAATCTGGTAGCAACGATATTTTGGGAAAAATGCATAGACGTTATAAACGAGAAATTTATCAAGAAAAAGTAAAAAAAATACGAAGTTTCATACCAGATGCTTATATAGGTTCAGATGTTATTGTTGGTTTTCCTGGAGAAACACATAAACATTTTTTGGAAACTTATCATTTTTTGAAAAAATTAGAAATTTCATCTTTACACATATTTACCTATTCTCCTAGAGAGAATACAAAATCTATTTTGATACAGGAACATGTATCTAAAAAAATACAATGTCAACGTAATAAAATTTTGAGAAATCTTTCGAATAAAAAATATCGTTTTTTTTGCAACAGGCAAATTAACACAAAAAAAACTGTTTTATTTGAAAAAAATTCTAAAAATAAAAAATATATATATGGATATACAGAAAATTATATTAGAATTAAGATTCCATTGAATTCATATAATTTATTTTATATTAATACATTACAAGATGTAATTATAAAAAAAATAGATAAAGATGGAATTATGATAGCAGAACCTATAAAATAA
- a CDS encoding peroxiredoxin, which produces MKTLISKKAPNFTSSAVLNGKDIVQNFTLEQFFGRKYILLFFYPKDFTFVCPTEIYAFQEKIKDFDIRNVQIIAVSTDTEQSHWAWLQIPKEKGGIYGVTYPIVSDSNKTISYNYGVLSGDWICNQNEGLKATGELIAYRGLFLIDKEGIIRHILINDFPLGRNVHEAIRMIDSIQHYEISGEVCPANWNKGKKSMKASNSGIIDYFSS; this is translated from the coding sequence ATGAAGACATTAATTTCAAAAAAAGCCCCTAATTTTACATCTAGTGCGGTATTAAATGGAAAAGATATTGTACAAAATTTTACTTTAGAACAATTTTTTGGTAGAAAATATATTTTACTTTTTTTCTATCCTAAAGATTTTACTTTTGTATGCCCAACAGAAATTTATGCATTTCAAGAAAAAATAAAGGATTTTGACATTAGAAATGTACAAATTATTGCTGTATCTACAGATACAGAACAATCTCATTGGGCTTGGTTACAGATTCCAAAAGAAAAAGGTGGAATATATGGTGTAACTTACCCTATTGTTTCTGATAGTAATAAAACTATATCTTATAATTATGGAGTTTTATCTGGAGATTGGATTTGTAATCAAAATGAAGGATTAAAGGCTACGGGAGAACTTATTGCTTACAGAGGATTATTTTTAATAGATAAAGAAGGTATTATACGACATATTTTAATTAATGATTTTCCTTTAGGTAGAAATGTACATGAAGCTATTCGTATGATAGATTCTATTCAACATTATGAAATAAGTGGAGAAGTTTGTCCTGCAAATTGGAATAAAGGAAAAAAATCTATGAAAGCTAGTAATAGTGGAATTATAGATTATTTTTCATCTTAA
- the dnaG gene encoding DNA primase has translation MISKETIKKILSISCIEDIIGDFVELKKSGLNYRGLSPFSHERTPSFIVSPIKKIWKDFSSGKGGNIITFLMEHEHFTYVESLNYLAKKYNIKIDYIEKFYKINHEKHEKLYLIQDYAKKFFINQLFFTKEGQKNGFNYLIQKRGFNMKIIHKFELGYAPLSWSFFTKKALEKGFQIRDLKKSGFTISKKKYCNNFFDCFRQRVMFPIHNLSGRVIGFGGRNIDSSYSSSCYSTKYINSSESDIFQKSKILYGLFQAKKNILKENLCYLVEGYTDVLSLHQSGIKNVVSSSGISLTVDQILLIKKFTKNIILFYDGDRSGIKASLRVINMILEQGMNLRILFISKGEDPDSISKKYSISQLKDFLSKNIYNFVSFKKKIYGKFHQEDPIKKSFFILNILNSISKISNILQKELYLQEASKILQIRQEILIHELEKISKKNGKKIHKYQNYQKYQVFQDKKSTILIIEEKLIQLILNYGNKIIKKEKYSTTILEEILHAFKCWNLRFSLNKNQEIFHKICLQHNKKDTLKWNKIEFDDKENKKFYSLSKWDKKGIKVFYNEDHIYQYVIDILLIYRSLYISKLIKKEMIHYHIKKNHDRKFFLQKIISLTKIKNELYKKLHRYV, from the coding sequence ATGATTTCTAAAGAAACTATTAAAAAAATCCTTTCTATTTCTTGCATAGAAGATATTATTGGAGATTTTGTAGAGTTAAAAAAAAGTGGATTAAATTATAGAGGACTTAGTCCATTCTCTCATGAGAGAACTCCTTCTTTTATAGTTTCACCTATAAAAAAAATATGGAAAGATTTTAGTTCTGGAAAAGGTGGTAATATTATTACTTTTCTTATGGAACATGAACATTTTACTTATGTAGAATCATTAAATTATCTTGCTAAAAAATATAATATTAAAATTGATTATATAGAAAAATTCTATAAAATTAATCATGAAAAACATGAAAAATTGTACCTGATACAGGATTATGCAAAAAAATTTTTCATAAATCAATTGTTTTTTACTAAAGAGGGACAGAAAAATGGATTCAATTATTTAATTCAAAAAAGAGGTTTTAATATGAAAATCATTCATAAATTTGAGTTAGGTTATGCCCCTCTTTCTTGGAGTTTTTTTACGAAAAAAGCCTTAGAAAAAGGATTTCAAATACGGGATTTAAAAAAATCTGGTTTTACTATTTCTAAAAAAAAATATTGTAATAATTTCTTTGATTGTTTTCGTCAACGTGTGATGTTTCCAATACATAATTTATCAGGAAGAGTGATAGGTTTTGGTGGAAGAAATATTGATTCTAGTTATTCTTCTTCATGTTATTCTACCAAATATATCAATTCATCAGAAAGTGATATTTTTCAAAAAAGTAAAATTTTATATGGATTATTCCAAGCTAAAAAAAATATCCTAAAAGAGAATCTTTGTTATTTAGTGGAAGGATATACAGATGTTCTTTCCTTACATCAATCTGGTATAAAAAATGTGGTATCTTCTTCTGGAATTTCACTTACTGTTGATCAAATACTTTTGATCAAAAAATTTACAAAAAATATAATTCTTTTTTATGATGGAGATCGTTCTGGAATTAAAGCTTCTTTAAGGGTAATTAATATGATATTGGAACAAGGAATGAATTTACGTATATTATTTATTTCTAAAGGAGAAGATCCAGATTCTATCTCTAAAAAGTATTCTATATCTCAATTAAAAGACTTTTTATCAAAAAATATTTATAATTTTGTTTCTTTTAAAAAAAAAATATATGGTAAATTTCATCAAGAGGATCCCATTAAAAAATCATTTTTTATTTTAAACATTTTGAATAGTATTTCAAAAATATCTAATATTCTTCAAAAAGAATTATACTTACAAGAAGCATCAAAAATTCTACAAATTCGACAAGAAATTCTAATTCATGAATTGGAAAAAATAAGTAAAAAAAATGGAAAAAAAATTCATAAATATCAAAATTATCAAAAATATCAAGTTTTTCAGGATAAAAAAAGTACTATTCTTATTATTGAAGAAAAATTAATTCAATTGATTTTAAATTATGGAAATAAAATAATAAAAAAAGAAAAATACAGTACAACAATTTTAGAAGAGATATTGCATGCTTTCAAATGTTGGAATTTACGTTTTTCTTTAAATAAGAATCAAGAAATTTTTCATAAAATTTGTTTACAACATAACAAAAAAGACACTTTAAAGTGGAATAAAATAGAATTTGATGATAAAGAAAATAAAAAATTTTATTCATTATCTAAATGGGATAAAAAAGGAATAAAAGTTTTTTATAACGAAGATCATATTTATCAATATGTAATAGATATATTATTAATATATAGATCTTTATATATTTCAAAATTAATAAAAAAAGAAATGATTCATTATCATATAAAAAAAAATCATGATAGAAAATTTTTTCTACAAAAAATTATATCTTTAACAAAAATAAAAAATGAACTATATAAAAAGTTACATAGATATGTGTAA
- the rpe gene encoding ribulose-phosphate 3-epimerase: protein MKKIIAPSLLASNLAFLYREIEMLNESEADWFHIDIMDSSFVSNISFGSLFTKYVKKYANKPIDVHLMILQPERYIEQYKDCGADHLHIHYEACIHLNKTIFSIKKYGMKVGIAVNPHTPIFLLKDLIKDIDFVLLMSVNPGSSGQKFIRQTFQKLEDTKDLILKKNSSALIEVDGGINLENASLLFKNGADILVSGSTIFSNSNPKKIIRRMKFCNNDF from the coding sequence ATGAAAAAAATTATAGCTCCATCCTTGCTTGCATCAAATTTAGCTTTTTTATATCGTGAAATAGAAATGTTAAATGAAAGTGAAGCAGATTGGTTCCATATTGATATTATGGATTCCTCTTTTGTATCTAATATTTCTTTTGGATCATTATTTACGAAATATGTAAAAAAATATGCAAATAAACCTATTGATGTTCATTTAATGATATTACAACCAGAACGATATATTGAACAATATAAAGATTGTGGAGCTGATCATTTACATATACATTATGAAGCTTGCATTCACTTAAATAAAACTATTTTTTCTATTAAAAAATATGGTATGAAGGTAGGTATAGCTGTTAATCCACATACTCCAATTTTTCTTTTAAAAGATCTTATTAAAGATATAGATTTTGTTTTATTAATGAGTGTTAATCCAGGTTCTAGTGGGCAAAAGTTTATTAGACAAACATTTCAAAAATTAGAAGATACTAAAGATTTGATCTTAAAAAAAAATTCTTCTGCTCTCATAGAAGTAGATGGAGGAATTAATTTAGAAAATGCTTCTTTATTATTTAAAAATGGAGCAGATATATTGGTATCAGGAAGTACTATTTTTTCTAATTCTAATCCTAAAAAAATTATTCGTAGAATGAAATTTTGTAATAATGATTTCTAA
- a CDS encoding enoyl-ACP reductase FabI — protein sequence MSYNLLKGKKGIIFGALDENSIAWKVAERAYEEKASFVLTNTPTSLRIGKIHELSNKTKSMVIPADATSIEDLNILFEKTLDFFGGKIDFLLHSIAMSMNIRKKLTYTSINYEFLRKGWEISAVSYHKIMQTAWKKKAMNKWGSIVALTYIASQRSFPFYGDMSDYKSYLESITRNFGYYWGIKEKVRVNTVSQSPSITRSAKSIEGFHKFFIFSEKMSPLGNASAQDCANYIITLFSDLTRKVTMQNLYHDGGFSTTGISESIL from the coding sequence ATGTCTTACAATTTATTGAAAGGGAAAAAAGGAATTATATTTGGAGCATTAGATGAAAATTCTATTGCTTGGAAGGTTGCAGAACGTGCTTATGAAGAAAAAGCATCTTTTGTATTAACTAATACTCCAACTTCTTTAAGAATTGGTAAAATTCATGAGTTATCTAATAAAACTAAATCTATGGTGATTCCGGCAGATGCTACTTCTATAGAAGATCTTAATATTTTATTTGAAAAAACATTAGATTTTTTTGGAGGAAAAATAGATTTTTTATTACATTCTATCGCTATGTCTATGAATATACGAAAAAAATTAACTTATACATCTATAAATTATGAATTTTTAAGAAAAGGATGGGAAATATCAGCTGTATCTTATCATAAGATAATGCAAACTGCTTGGAAAAAAAAAGCGATGAATAAGTGGGGTTCTATTGTTGCTCTAACATATATTGCTTCTCAACGAAGTTTTCCATTTTATGGAGATATGTCTGATTATAAATCTTATTTAGAAAGTATTACACGTAATTTTGGTTATTATTGGGGTATAAAGGAAAAGGTAAGAGTTAATACTGTATCACAGTCTCCTAGTATTACTAGATCCGCAAAATCCATAGAAGGGTTTCATAAATTTTTTATTTTTTCCGAAAAAATGTCTCCATTAGGAAATGCTTCTGCACAAGATTGTGCTAATTATATAATTACACTTTTTTCAGATTTAACAAGAAAAGTAACAATGCAAAATTTGTATCATGATGGAGGGTTTTCTACTACTGGAATTAGTGAATCTATACTATAA